One Ranitomeya imitator isolate aRanImi1 chromosome 1, aRanImi1.pri, whole genome shotgun sequence DNA window includes the following coding sequences:
- the LOC138657466 gene encoding gastrula zinc finger protein XlCGF66.1-like encodes MTPRMDEDRDETTRRLFHFALEIISLLSGEDYTIVRKTPGDGVTPIIHLQESGGRSPGPITEPPPHSLLHERNKKILELSNKMIELLSGEVPIRCQDVAVYLSMEEWEYLEGHQDRYQDVMMEELRPLTPRDGSRRRNPPERCPRPLCPQDCPEENHNIPEDHQGEDLIDIKGEVIHGGQEAIEIWADLQGEDGRLSCLLSRSKRR; translated from the exons atgaccccgaggatggacgaggacagggatgagaccaccagaagattattccacttcgccctggagatcatctccctgctgagcggagag gattacacaatagtgaggaagacaccgggggacggtgtgactcccatcatccatctccaggagtcaggagggcggagcccgggccccatcacagagcctcccccgcactccctgctacatgagaggaacaagaagatcctggagctcagcaacaagatgattgagctgctgagcggagag gttcctataaggtgtcaggacgtcgctgtctatctctccatggaggagtgggagtatctagaaggacaccaggatcggtaccaggatgtgatgatggaggagctccggcctcttaCACCACGAG atggatccaggaggagaaatccaccagagagatgtccccgtcctctgtgtccccaggactgtccggaggagaatcacaacatcccggaggatcatcag ggtgaagatctgatCGATATTAAGGGTGAGGTTATACATGGAGGACAAGAGGCGATCGAAATATGGGCCGATCTGCAGGGTGAGGACGGGAGACTGTCATGTCTGTTGTCACgcagtaagcggcgttaa